From Patescibacteria group bacterium, the proteins below share one genomic window:
- a CDS encoding co-chaperone GroES, giving the protein MSHPIRFLPLGDRVLVDVTPVEETTKSGLIVVRSQTESIPTIGTVVAIGRGRYDNGELSPMTVEVGDRVIWGKFAGVNVEIDGRSYLLMHEGDISGVLGTEAG; this is encoded by the coding sequence ATGTCACATCCTATAAGATTTTTACCCTTGGGCGATCGAGTCTTGGTTGATGTCACACCCGTTGAAGAAACGACCAAATCGGGTTTGATCGTCGTCCGTTCACAAACGGAATCGATTCCCACTATTGGCACTGTCGTTGCCATTGGCCGTGGTCGTTATGATAATGGCGAACTTTCGCCGATGACGGTGGAAGTCGGCGATCGTGTGATCTGGGGTAAGTTTGCCGGAGTCAACGTCGAAATCGACGGCCGGTCTTATCTGCTCATGCACGAAGGTGACATCAGTGGGGTGTTGGGCACGGAGGCCGGATGA